GGAGAACTTGTATCAGTgtttgtccctttttttttttaccactcTAATTAGCTAAACGTGAGTAAGGAAACCGAGTCGAATCTACACTAGCCATTTattaaagataaaaaaggaaactttAATAACGGAAAGATGCCGAGTCCATCTGAAACAATACAGTTAAGTATAGCTCTTGCCTATCTTATGGCTAGTGCTGTGACGATTGTCTACATGGGCAGCCAGAGACTTCTTAGAGAGACAatcaaaatgaagaaacgaaGTGGCAACCAAAGTGAAGTAATGAAAACAGGGGATGCTATGATGATGCCTTTAATGGGGTCAGTCGTGTTGTTCAGCGTGTATGTTATACTGAGATTTGTTCCTAGGGAGTATTTCAACTCCATAGTTTCATTCTACCTGAGTATCTTTGGTGTATTCTCTCTTGGCTCATTTGTTAAGACGTACACTCGTCCCAATGTTTTAACtggctgcttttgctgcgtGGCAGGAGGGTTATATTACATAACCGGGAATTGGCTGGTGAATAACATATTAGCCACAGGTATAGCTGTTTCGGCGATCAGTTCGATACATTTGGGTTCTTTTAAGAGctcttttgttcttctccTGGGCTTATTTTTCTATGATATATTTTGGGTGTTCGGATCTGATGTTATGCTCATGGTCGCAAGCGGTGTAGATGGACCAATCAAACTGGTTTTCCCAAGGGATATCTTCGGTGGTTGTAAGTCGATGAGCCTTTTGGGTCTTGGTGACCTTATCATTCCGGGGTTCTTTATCGGCCAGACACTGGTATTTTCCTCTCAGTATGTAAAGAAGGGCAGTCTTTACTTCAATGTTGCCCTCACTGCATATGGTTTGAGTTTAGTGAACACGATGGCGGTAATGGTGATATTTGATCACGGTCAGCCAgcgcttctttttattgttcCTTGGCTTCtagtttccttttccattacTGCCGTTATTCAAGGCGATTACAAGGCTGCATGGGAATATACATCCGATGCCGTGACGGAGCCGGACAACTCATCGACTGATAAGGTGAAGTCTGAAGAGGGGGATCAACGGGACGCAGGGGACGAGATGGGGCTGGGCGACTTTTTAGTGAAGCAAATGAAGGGACTTTTTGTCTGGGAcggcgaagaagaagaggaggaggtatgtgagggaacaaaaaagaatgacTAGAAGATATGTATTGTTCCCTTTTCACTTCTCTTGCATCAGGAAAGTCGTTCTAGAATCAATGAGACCACTTCGGTTTCATTCACTTAGCAGCCACAGAGGCGCGGTTGGAAACCTCTTTGATAGTTTGCAATCATTAAGTTGCTTATACACCACACCCCGACTTCTGTATGTTTGTGGGTGTGTACACGGAACCACTGCAGCCCTCATTTTCTTGAACCAGTTGAAATACTCTATTTGAAAGCATTcatttttcctgtttttgttttactgcttagcagagaaaaaagggggaattcTATAAGAAGGGGTCACGATCGGAAAGTTTTTAAAAGGTGTCTTAACAAAAGTAGCAGATTATCGGGGTGTTGCGGCGGTTAGTCATTGAAGAACGGACGCATTTTTCCCCCCCGATGTTGGCAGCAACGGGGTTCCGTCTCCATACCTCAAGCTCATCAAAAATAACGAAACAGTCCAAGGCAGGGTATACCTCACGCAGCCCGGGAAGGACTTCGTCACGTGTATCACGGATTtaatcttttcttcttgaatACGCGTCTGGCTTGGAAATACCTCCCGGCAGCTCAATGCAGGA
Above is a window of Trypanosoma brucei brucei TREU927 chromosome 3, complete sequence DNA encoding:
- a CDS encoding signal peptide peptidase, putative, which produces MPSPSETIQLSIALAYLMASAVTIVYMGSQRLLRETIKMKKRSGNQSEVMKTGDAMMMPLMGSVVLFSVYVILRFVPREYFNSIVSFYLSIFGVFSLGSFVKTYTRPNVLTGCFCCVAGGLYYITGNWLVNNILATGIAVSAISSIHLGSFKSSFVLLLGLFFYDIFWVFGSDVMLMVASGVDGPIKLVFPRDIFGGCKSMSLLGLGDLIIPGFFIGQTLVFSSQYVKKGSLYFNVALTAYGLSLVNTMAVMVIFDHGQPALLFIVPWLLVSFSITAVIQGDYKAAWEYTSDAVTEPDNSSTDKVKSEEGDQRDAGDEMGLGDFLVKQMKGLFVWDGEEEEEEVCEGTKKND